Part of the Halorhabdus utahensis DSM 12940 genome, CGAAGGCGTGTGCGTTTCAGTCCCGTTTCCGGACTCGCACACGGACATCCTCGGCGGGCCGCAGGGTCGCCCCCATGGAGAAGTCCGGATCCGGATCCGAGAGCAACTCAAAGTCGACGCGCTGGAGCACTGTCGGGAGCACTGTCTTCAGTTCCTGCATGGCGAATCGCATCCCGATGCAGTGGCGCGGACCGCCACCGAACGGGAAGTAGGCGTAGTCGTGTAGCTCGTCCTCGAAGCCGTCCGTCCATCGGGACGGGTCGAACTCGTCGGGATCGTCGTAGAACGCCTCCTTGCGGTGGATCCAGAACTGCGGGACTGTGACCTTCTGACCCGACGGGACGCGGTAGCCGCCGAGTTCGACGTCCCGGTTGGCCTCCCGAAAGAGGACGTACACCGGCGGGTAGAGCCTCAGGGCTTCCTTGATCGCCCGCTCGGTGGCCTCCAGTTGCGGGAGCTGTGCGAGGCTGGGAATCCCGCCATCCAGGACTCTCTCGTGCTCCCGGTTCAGACGCTCACGTGGACCGGGATGGGTGGCAAGTGCCATGCAGGCGTAGGTCAACGCCAGCGAGGTCGTCTCGTGTCCGGCGAACAGGAACGTGGTCATCTGGTCGCGGATCTCCGTCTCGGTAAGCCCGTCGCCCTCGTGGGCCAGCAGGAGCGACAGCAGGTCATCGCGCTCGGTGGCGTCGGCCCGGCGCTGCTCGATCAGCTCCTCGACGAACGATTCGAAGGCCGCGACGCGCCGCTTGAACCGGCGGTTCCTGGGCAGCGGGACCCACAGCGGAACGAACGCGGTGAGATTGTCGACGTCCATGCGGTCGTTGACCGTCCGCGTGAACTCGGCGACCGTCCCCGCCTCCGCGTCGATGTCCAGATCGAACAGCGAGTGTGCCAGGATCCGGAGCGTGAGCCGGGAGAACGCCTCGTTCAGCGCTATCTCCTCGCCGTCGTCCCACGCCTCGACGGCCTCGGCGGCGTACTGCCCCATCGCGTCGCCGTACGCCCTGATTCGGTCCATCGTGAAGGCGTCCTGGATCACCCGGCGCTGGCGCTGCCACTGCTCGCCCTCCGTGAGGACCAGCCCCTCGCTCCCGATACCGCCGCCGACGTCCCCCAACGCCCACTTGCCGTAGGCATCGTGATCAGTCAACAATACCTGCTCGACGAGAGTCGGATCGAGAACGACGTTGAAGTCGTTCCCACCGGCCGTATAGTGGACGACATCGCCGTACGATTCCAGCTCCTCGTACAATGCCCACGGATCGCGATAGAGATCCA contains:
- a CDS encoding cytochrome P450, with product MAETQGSSTERGEQPSETPPGPGGLPLLGNTLDLYRDPWALYEELESYGDVVHYTAGGNDFNVVLDPTLVEQVLLTDHDAYGKWALGDVGGGIGSEGLVLTEGEQWQRQRRVIQDAFTMDRIRAYGDAMGQYAAEAVEAWDDGEEIALNEAFSRLTLRILAHSLFDLDIDAEAGTVAEFTRTVNDRMDVDNLTAFVPLWVPLPRNRRFKRRVAAFESFVEELIEQRRADATERDDLLSLLLAHEGDGLTETEIRDQMTTFLFAGHETTSLALTYACMALATHPGPRERLNREHERVLDGGIPSLAQLPQLEATERAIKEALRLYPPVYVLFREANRDVELGGYRVPSGQKVTVPQFWIHRKEAFYDDPDEFDPSRWTDGFEDELHDYAYFPFGGGPRHCIGMRFAMQELKTVLPTVLQRVDFELLSDPDPDFSMGATLRPAEDVRVRVRKRD